One genomic window of Cupriavidus oxalaticus includes the following:
- a CDS encoding branched-chain amino acid ABC transporter substrate-binding protein, translating into MTKMRPLVAGVAMFAAMGSALVSGSALADTVKIAFIDPLSGLMAPVGQNQLKSWQFVADVANQKGWAGAHKFEVVGFDNKLSPQESLTILKQAIDQNIRYIVQGNGSSVGLALQDAVAKHNERNPGKEIIYLNYAAVDPDMTNAKCNYWHFRLDANSDMKMEALTTFLAKDPGVKKVYLINQNYSFGHQVAKAAKDYLKRKRPDIQIVGEDLHPLAQVKDFAPYAAKIKASGADTVITGNWGSDLALLIKAGKDAGLTTNYYTYYAGTTGVPTAMGAAGAEHVKYVGYYNPNNKGFKGSDVIEGFKKKYNDDFYVMASYTGIAMLSKAFKDTNSTDPVKVAKALEGIKVESMNGLVEMRNTDHQAQQPLVVATWTKIDGKEIKYDQENTGYGWKTNAQMDQYVSAQPTSCQMKRPG; encoded by the coding sequence ATGACCAAGATGCGTCCGCTGGTGGCTGGTGTGGCCATGTTCGCCGCAATGGGTTCTGCGCTGGTTTCGGGTTCGGCACTCGCGGATACGGTGAAGATCGCCTTCATCGATCCGCTTTCGGGGCTAATGGCCCCCGTTGGACAGAACCAGCTCAAGAGCTGGCAGTTCGTGGCCGACGTGGCCAACCAGAAGGGCTGGGCCGGCGCGCACAAGTTCGAGGTGGTGGGCTTTGACAACAAGCTCTCGCCGCAGGAGAGCCTGACCATCCTGAAGCAGGCGATCGACCAGAACATCCGCTATATCGTGCAGGGCAACGGCTCGTCGGTCGGGCTGGCGCTGCAGGATGCGGTGGCCAAGCACAACGAGCGCAACCCGGGCAAGGAAATCATCTACCTGAACTACGCCGCGGTGGACCCGGACATGACCAATGCCAAGTGCAACTACTGGCATTTCCGGCTCGACGCCAACTCGGACATGAAGATGGAGGCGCTGACCACCTTCCTGGCCAAGGATCCCGGCGTCAAGAAGGTTTACCTGATCAACCAGAACTACTCGTTCGGGCACCAGGTGGCCAAGGCGGCCAAGGACTACCTGAAGCGCAAGCGCCCGGATATCCAGATCGTGGGTGAAGACCTGCACCCGCTGGCGCAGGTGAAGGACTTTGCGCCGTATGCGGCCAAGATCAAGGCCTCGGGCGCCGATACCGTGATCACCGGCAACTGGGGCAGCGACCTGGCACTGCTGATCAAGGCGGGCAAGGACGCCGGCCTGACCACCAACTACTACACTTACTACGCCGGCACCACCGGCGTGCCGACCGCCATGGGCGCGGCCGGTGCCGAGCACGTCAAGTACGTGGGCTACTACAACCCCAACAACAAGGGGTTCAAGGGCTCCGACGTCATCGAGGGCTTCAAGAAGAAGTACAACGATGACTTCTACGTGATGGCGTCCTACACCGGCATCGCCATGCTGTCCAAGGCGTTCAAGGACACCAACTCGACCGACCCGGTCAAGGTGGCCAAGGCGCTGGAAGGCATCAAGGTCGAGAGCATGAACGGCCTGGTCGAGATGCGCAATACCGACCACCAGGCCCAGCAGCCGCTGGTGGTGGCCACCTGGACCAAGATCGACGGCAAGGAAATCAAGTACGACCAGGAGAACACCGGGTACGGCTGGAAGACCAACGCGCAGATGGACCAGTACGTGTCCGCGCAGCCGACGTCCTGCCAGATGAAGCGGCCGGGCTGA
- a CDS encoding branched-chain amino acid ABC transporter permease: MEFFVISLLNGISYGLLLFMLSSGLTLIFSMMGVLNFAHASFYMLGAYFAYTIASKVGFWPALIFAPLLVAGAGALVERFGLRTVHKYGHVAELLFTFGLAYLIEEGVKLVWGLAAVPYRIPAELEGPLFQVFTSTFPKYRAFMMLVSLGMLVAIYLVLTRTRIGLVIQAALTHPEMVEALGHNVPRVFMMVFGGGAALAGLAGVIGGNAFVTEPSMAAAVGSIVFVVAVVGGMGSLVGAFIASILIGVLQTFAVTIDASLAGLLRSLGMAVSEATPFYALWKLTVAQVAPVLPYLLLVVMLIFRPRGLMGTRES; encoded by the coding sequence GTGGAATTCTTTGTCATCTCCCTGCTCAACGGCATCAGCTACGGGCTGCTGCTGTTCATGCTGTCATCAGGCCTGACCCTGATCTTCAGCATGATGGGCGTGCTCAATTTCGCGCACGCAAGCTTCTATATGCTGGGCGCATATTTCGCCTACACCATCGCCAGCAAGGTCGGCTTCTGGCCGGCGCTGATCTTCGCGCCGCTGCTGGTCGCTGGCGCGGGCGCGCTGGTGGAGCGCTTCGGCCTGCGCACGGTGCACAAGTACGGCCACGTGGCAGAGCTGCTGTTCACCTTCGGCCTGGCCTACCTGATCGAAGAGGGCGTCAAGCTGGTGTGGGGACTGGCCGCGGTGCCTTACCGCATCCCGGCCGAACTGGAAGGCCCGCTGTTCCAGGTGTTCACCTCGACTTTCCCCAAATACCGCGCCTTCATGATGCTGGTGTCGCTGGGCATGCTGGTGGCGATCTACCTGGTGCTGACGCGCACCCGCATCGGCCTGGTGATCCAGGCCGCGCTGACCCATCCGGAGATGGTCGAGGCGCTGGGCCACAACGTGCCGCGCGTGTTCATGATGGTGTTCGGCGGCGGCGCCGCGCTGGCGGGGCTGGCCGGCGTGATCGGCGGCAATGCCTTCGTCACCGAGCCGTCGATGGCGGCGGCGGTCGGGTCGATCGTATTCGTGGTGGCGGTGGTCGGCGGCATGGGGTCGCTGGTGGGGGCCTTCATTGCGTCAATATTGATTGGCGTGCTGCAGACCTTTGCGGTCACGATCGACGCTTCGCTTGCGGGGCTGTTGCGCAGCCTTGGCATGGCAGTCAGCGAAGCCACGCCGTTCTACGCCTTGTGGAAGCTCACGGTGGCCCAGGTGGCGCCGGTGCTGCCGTACCTGTTGCTGGTGGTGATGCTGATCTTCCGCCCGCGTGGACTGATGGGAACCCGGGAGAGCTGA